Genomic DNA from Magnetospirillum sp. 15-1:
GGTCCTGGTCTGCCATGAAACCGACCACGTCAACCGCCTGATCAAGTCCATGACGGAACGCCGAATCCGCCACGTCCCGGTGGTCGACGAATCCCACCGGATGGTCGGGATGCTCACCATCGGCGATATCATCAAATCCATGCTGTTCGATGAACTGCCAAATGAAACGGCGGCGCTTTGCGAATACAGGCGCCACGGCATCAACTGACATTTGGGAGGATATCGAAAATGGCCCAGGCATCCATTACGCCAACTATCTTTGTCATTGATGATGAGCGATCTGTACGCGAGTCGATCAAGTGGCTGTTCAACTCCATCTCCATGAATGTGAAGCTGTTCGAGAGCCCACAGGAATTCCTCGATGCCGACCTGGAGTTCCGCCATGGCTGCCTTATCCTCGACGTAAGAATGCAGAACATGAGCGGATTGCAGCTGCAGAACATTCTGTATGAGCAGAACTTTCCGCTGCCGCTGATCTTTCTATCCGCCTATGGCGACGCCCAGATGGGGGCGCAGGCGGTCAAGAAGGGCGCCATCGATTTTCTTCAAAAGCCTTACCGGAACCAGGATCTTCTCGACACGGTCAACACGGCCCTTCGCCTCAGCAAGGAAGTGTTGGACAAGGAGATGGAGCGCGACAAATACATCGGTTGGCTCGACAGCCTTTCGCTGCGGGAAAAGGGCGTCCTGGAACAGGTGGTTGCCGGCAAGAGCAGCAAGGAAATCGCCCGCAATCTGGGGATCAGCTACAAGACGGTGGAAGCCCACCGCGCCCGGGTGATGAAGAAGCTGGGCGCCCGCTCCGCCAGCGATCTCGTCCATCTCGCCCTTATGAACAACAGCCATTGTCGCGGCTGTCGCTGGCTTTCCCTGCCCAAGGGGAACGCCAACTGCTGTGAAAGCGAAGCTCACAGCCTCTCAGCCTGATTCGAAGCGGGGTGCCCGGCACGGGCATCCCATCGAAACCATGGGAAATGGCCATGTTCGAATACAAAAGCATCCTGGACAACGCACCCGTTGGCATTTGCTTCCTGAGAAGCAGAAATATTATCCGCTGCAATCGCCGCTTCGAGGATCTGTTCGGATACGATTCCGATGAAATCAACAATAAATCCGTAAGAATACTGTATCCAAGTACGGAAATGTTCAACCATATCGGCGAGGTCTACGGGCATTTCTTCGAGAAAAATCTGGCCTATCGGGACGAACGCCCGATGATGCGCAAGGATGGGACCATGATCTGGTGCATCGTTACCGGCTGCACCATCGATTCCGCCAATCCTCACCTGGGCCAGATCTGGGTAGTGCAGGACATATCGGAGCATCGGCGGACGGAGGACTTGCTTAAGGAAAGTATCGAGAAGCTGGAATTGGTGGTTCAGCAGCGGACTATGGATCTGCGCAACCATATCGAGGCACTGAACGTCGAGGTGGCGACCCGCATCAATGCCGAGGGTATCGCCAACGAAACCCAGCGCAAATTTCAGACCGTCTTCCATACCATGCCCGTCGGCCTGTGCGTCACCGATGCCGCCGGCCGTATTCTCGAGGCCAATCACGTTTTCGACGAAACCATCGGCAACGCCGACGGCAAGGTGCGGGACTGGGGCGATCTTCCGACCCGTTTTTTTCTTCCCGACGATACCGCCATCCAAAGCCAGAACCTCCCCTGGCTGATCAAGAACCACATCAACTCCGAGGTGGGCAGCGTCGAGATCGGCATGCGGAAGAAGCGCGGCGGCAAGATGCATTGGCTGAACGTCAGTTCCATCGCCCTGGATCTGGCGGGAGCCCCGGCGATCCTGACGGTCTTCACCGACATCACCTATCGCCGCCGCATCGAGGAATTGGAACGGCTCCGCTATGCCGAACTGACCCGGCTGGGCCGCATCAACTCAATGGCCGAGATGAGCGCCGCGCTGGCCCACCAGATGGGGCAGCCCCTGGTCTCGGCGCTGAACTACCTGAACGGCTGCCGCCTGCGTCTCGACCAGATGGACGGCGCCGAGGAAATCTCGAATTCCGTCGGGTTGTCCATCACCTATCTGGAGCAGGCCGGTGAAATCCTGCGCCGGGTCCGGGATTTCGTCTGTCGCCATGACCCGGAAAAGATCCCCGAGGACCTGAACGCGGTCATCACCGGCGCCGTCAGCTTTCTCAATTTCGAAATTCACAAGCACAGGGTTTCGGTCAACCTCGATCTGGCCTCGAACGTTCCCCTGGTCCCCCTGTGCAACATCGAGATCCAGCAGGTTCTGTTCAACCTGCTCAAGAACGGCATGGAGGCCATGACCGACCTGCCCGAGGACGAGCGTATCCTCACCATCGGCAGTTCCCTGCGCCCCGACCGGTCCGAGGTCGAGGTCTTCGTCATCGACAATGGCCGGGGAGTCGCCCGCAGCCGCTCGCATCGCCTGTTCGAACCCATGTTCACCACCAAGCCGGACGGCATCGGCATCGGCCTGACCATTTGCCGCTGCATCGTCGAATCCCACGGCGGGAAGCTTTCCTTCACGCCGATGGGCCGCCAGGGGTCGAGATTCCAGATTACCCTGCCGATTGCGTCCCCGGCCATCGCGCCCTCGACGACCGTCCCGTTATGAGCGTCACCCGCCCCGGTGGCGTCAGGGCCGGATAAGCATCTTCATGGCCCCATCCGATTTGCGATCAAAGGTCTGGTAGGCCCGATCGATATCGGTCAAGGCGAAGGTGTGGCTGAAATAGCGTTGAGGCTGCACCACGCCCCGTTCCATCATCCGAATGCCTTCCCACATATAGGGCTGAACATTGCCGAAGCCATTCATATGTAGCGTGATATCGCGCAAGAAGACGTCGGCCAGATTGAGGTTGAACGTCGTATCGGTAAACACGCCGATCGCCGTGACGGTGCCGCCCGGCCGGACGAGATCGAGAGCCATCTGCAGCGTCTCGGGTGCGCCAACCACCTCGATCACCTTGTCGAAACCCCGCCCGCCGGTTTCCGCCAAGGCCGTCTCCCTGGCATCGCTCAGGCCGGCATCGATTGCCGTCACCCCCTTGGCGCGGGCGACATCGAGTCGATGGGTGACTGTGTCGAGCGCCACCATGCGGCCCGGTCCGCGCAGCAGCGCGATGTCCAGCGTCATCAGGCCGGTCGGCCCGCAGCCCACCAATGCCACCGTTTCACCCAGGCGGATATCGGCGAGGCGATTGGCGATGATGGCCGAGGGCAGGTTGCACGACAGCGTCAACGCCGCCTCGTCGGGGATCTGTCTCGGCACCTGGATCGCGTGCCCATCGGCGTAGGGAATCACCATGGCCTCGGCATGCGTGCCGTTGAGATTCCCGAACGGCACGCCGAAGCCATACACCGCCTTTCGGGTCGTTTCGCAGTGGGCGGTCTGGCCCACCTCGCACATGTAGCAATGCCCGCAGGAGCAGGAATAGGCCATGCTCACCCGGTCGCCGGGCCTGAACCGCCCCACCGACATTCCCACGGCCAGAACCTCGCCGATCAGTTCGTGTCCGGTTCGCGACGTGCCCCGGTCCATGATCGGATCAAGGGCGCCGCGGAAGAGGTGCAGGTCGGACCCGCAGATCGAGGTCGCCGTCACCTTTACCAGCATCTCATGATCGGCATGGATGGCGGCATCGGGCACATCCGTGGCCCGGATCTGTTGGGGACCGAAATAGACCGCCGCCTTCATATCCCACCTCCCGGAAACAGGGGTGAGGCCGACGGGAGCCGGCCCGCCGGACCCACAGTCCGTCGCCATCCTTTCTTGCGGCGATCCGGGCCGCAATTGGGGCGCGCACCTAGTCCCTAGGGGGGAATTCTAAAGGAATTCTCCGGCCCGCCAGTCCTTGCCGATTTCCGCCAGAAATCAGGGGTAAATCCTCATTGCTTTGGGGTTCGCACCAATTGTTGCCCCACAGGATAAGCGCATAGATTGGCAACGGCGCGGAAATACCGCCATGCAAAACCAATAATAATGTTCATGCACTCAGGCCAGATATAGAAATTTGTTTAATTCTTAACTGACCAGACCACGTGACAGAAAAGCCCGCAAGAAATCAATGCAAATGGGCTGCTAATAAAAATAGTGCAAGGGGAAGGTTTATGATCCAGGGGAAACACACGTCTCCGCGCCGTATCGGCGCGGGCGCTGCGGTGATGCTTGTCATCTCGTCTCTGATATTGTCCGCCTGCCAGGATGATCGTCGTTCCGGCGGTGCGGCGACGGAGGCCGCCAAGTCGGTTCGCCGCACCGATCATTTCCAATCGCTGGTGTCCAATGGCACCGTCCTGGTGGCTGTCGGCTCCTTCGGGGCGGTGATCTCGTCCGCCGATGGCGGCACGAGCTGGACGCGGACCGCCCTGTCCGACGGCGCTCCCCTGGTGCGGGTGGCGAGCTGCGGCGACAGATCTTTCGTCGCGCTGGATTTCTCCGGCAAGATCTGGCGGGCACCCCCCAGTGCGTCGGCCTGGACGGCATTGCCCCTGCCGCCGGCCGACGCGGTGCTCGACGCCACCTGCACCCCCGACAACCGCATCTGGGTCACCGGGGCGCGCGGCCTTCTGGTGGTCAGCGCCGATGGCGGCAAGACCTGGGCGGAGAAGTCTCTGGACGAGGACATCCAGCTTCTCAACATCCAATTCCCCACCCCGGCCTTCGGCGTGGTCGCCGGCGAGTTCGGCCGCGTCCTGACCACCAGGGACGGCGGTGCCAGTTGGACCCAGGGCGGAAGCATGGGGGATGACTTCTATCCCCAGGCCATGCATTTCGAGACCGAGCAGCGCGGCCTGGTGGTCGGCCTTGGCGGCGCGGTGCAGGAAACCCGCGACGGCGGCGTCACCTGGAACCGCACCAAGGCTCCCATCGAGGCACCACTTTACGGCGTCCTGGCTCTGCCCAATGACGAGGCGGTGGTGGTCGGCGCGGCCGGATCGGCGGCACGGCTGTCGGGCGGGAGGTGGAGCCCGGTCACCGGCCTGCCCATGACCGACCTGCGCGGCATCGCCGCCACCTCCCAGGGAGTGATGCTGGCCGGAACCGGGGCGGTGCTGGCACTGCCGGCGCCTCCGACGGCTTCCGCCAGCAAGATCAATTAAGGATCAGGCCATGCACAACTTCATCGATTCCCTTCCCGAGCGCCTGTTCCGCTTGCGCACGCCCATTCTGGTGCTGGTGGCGCTGGTGACGCTGGGCTTCGCGACGCAAATTCCGGCGCTGCGCATCTATACCGATTTCGAGGGATTGCTGCCGCAGCAGAACGCCTTCATCAAGACCCATAACGAGATCCGGGGCCTGTTCGGTGGCGCCAACGTGCTGACCGTGGCGATCGAGGTCGCCGAGGGCACCATCTTTACCAACGAGAATCTGGCCATCATCGACCGGGTGACCAACGGCATCGACAACCTGCCGGGGATCAACCACAACCTGGTCTCGTCCATCACGCACCGCACGTCGCGCTTCATCTCGCTGACCGAGGAAGGCAGCGTGCGCTCCGAGGTCTATTACAACCCGGCGCTCGGCCCCATGACGCCGGAGCAACTGGCGGCCATGAAGGCCAAGGTTCTGGTGGACCCCCGCGTTTTCGGCCTGACCGTGTCGCCGGACCTGAAGGCCGCCCTGATCAAGGCTCAGTTCGTCGACGGGCAGCTGGACTATTTGAAGATATTCCAGGGTCTGCAGGACATGCGGACCAAGGAGAATACGGGCGGCGTCAAGATCCATACCACCGGCCAGCCCGCGCTGATCGGCTGGGTCTATTCCTACCTGCCGCAAAGCCTGCAGGTCTTCGCCTATACCGCCGTCATCGTTCTGGTGCTGCTGATCGGCTATTTCCGCCGGTTCTACGGGGTGGCGCTGCCGCTGGTCGGCATTTCCATCTCCACCATCTGGGGATTGGGCTGGATCGTCCTGCTGGGCTACCACTTGGACCCCTTGATGCTGGTGATCCCGTTCCTGATCGCGGCGCGCTCCATGAGCCACGGTATCCAGATCGTCGAACGCTGGTATCAGGAACTGGCCCGGCTGGGCGACGGGCCCAAGGCGGCGCAGGCGACGCTGGCCGAGATGTTCCACCCCGGCACGCTCGGCATCATCTGCGACGCCATCGGCCTCGCCCTGCTGGTGACCGGTTCGGTGCGGATCAACTTCGAACTGGGCGTCTTCACCGCGCTGTGGGCGGTCTGCGGCATACTCAACGTGCTGGTGTTCATTCCGCTGCTGCTGAGCACCCTGCCGACCCCGGAGAGCACCGCCGCCCGCCACGGCAAGCTGCAACATCTGCTGACCGCGCTTGGCCACGGCGTCTCGCACCGCATCAACGCCATCACCATCACGGTGATCGGAGTGTTCCTGGTGATGGGCTCCATCGCCATGTCGGGCAAGATCACCATCGGTGAATCCGAGCCGGGCTCGCCGCTGCTGTATCGCAACCATGACTACAACGTCTCGTCGACGGCGGTGAACAACCTGTTCCCCGGCTCGGAGCAGTTGCTGCTGGTCGCCAAGGCCGACAAGCCCGGCGGGCTGAAGGATCCCGAGGCCATGAAGGCCATCGAGGCCTTCAACAACCACATGATGCTCGATCCCGAACTGGGCGGCGTCAAGTCGGTGCCGACCCTGGTACGCCAGGTCAACAAGCTGATCCACAACGGCGACCAGCGTTGGGAGCAATTGCCCAAGGACGCCCAACTGGTGGGTGGCGTGCTGTTCGCCTACATGGCGTCGAGCCCGATCCCCGGCATTCTCAATGACTTCATCACCCCGGACTATTCCAAGGCCAACCTCGCCCTGTTCTACAAGGACCACAAGGGCGAGACCGTGGACCGCGCCATCGCCATGGCCCGCGAGGGCGCCACGATGGTGGCCGGCATGGCCAAGGGCGTGACCATCGAACTGGCCGGCGGCGTGCTGGGAGTGACGGCGGCGGTCAATCACGACGTCTTCATCGACAACCTGATCGTCATTCCCATGGTGTTCCTGCTGATCTGCGGCCTGGTGGGCTTCACCTACCGTTCGTGGCAAGCCGGCCTGTTGATGTTCGGCGCCATGCTGATCCCCACCGCCCTGACCTACGCCTATCTGTCGGTCAACGGCATCGGGCTCAACATCAACACCGTGCCGCTGATCTCGGTGGGGCTCGGCATCGGCATCGACTACGCGGTCTACATGATCGACCGCATCAGAGACGAGTTGCACGAGCACGCCGACGTCAAGGCCGCCATCGGCCGCTCGGTGGCGTCCACCGGCCGGGCGGTGACCTGCACGGTCACCACCCTGGTGGGCGGCATCGTCGCCTGGGTGTTCGTCTCGGACCTCAGGTTCCAGGCCGATGCCGCCAAGCTGCTGATCTTCATGATCGCCGTCTGCGCCGTCACCGCCATGGTGTTTGTCCCGGCCTGGATCGCCGCCTTCCGGCCTCGCTTCATCGTCCGCGAGGCCGATCCGGAAATCCAAGCGTTGGAAATTTAGGCAAATCGGGAGCCCAGGGGGGCGACTCGACAATCGGGAAGAGGGAGGACAACAATGAAGGATTGGTTGAAATGGGTTGCGGGCGGAATCGCCGGCGTCTTCTTTCTGGTGCCCATGGCGCCAGTGATGGCCGATGACGGCGATGGCTGGGCCATCAAGAACAAGGCCGACGAGGAAGTTCGCTTCCGCCCCTCCACGGGCCTGTCCAAGGCCCGCACCCTGGGGCAGAGCGACATCGACAGGAAGCTGAATGGTGGCGACACCTTCTCGGTTCTGAAATTTCATACCACCCTGAGGGCGTCCTACGATGCCGCCTATGATCTGAATACCAGCCGTTACGGCGACAGCGCCGGCGGCAAGGTCTACTTCACGGATCTCAGTGGCAATACGTATCCCGAAGGCGCGGGTGGCGCCGCCGGCCACAATGCCCGGGCCAACCGCAACGAAGGCCTGATGAAGATGAGCGACCTGGCCCGCGGCGCCGATAACGGCGTTGATTTCGCGGTCCCGGTACGCCCCTGCGACGTGGACAAGCGCGGTTGCATTCCGGGTTACATGGACGCCAGCAAGCTGGGTCTGGCCGCCCCCGAATTCAACAACCGCCTCGACGCGATCCGCGAACTGTATGTGGATGGCGAGATTCCCGTGGCCGGCAACACCCTGGCCATCCGCTTCGGCCGCCAGCAACTGGTGTGGGGCCGCACCGACCTGTTCCGGGTGCTCGACGTGGTCAACCCGGTCGATTACTCGCGCAACAACATCTATGACGAACTGTCCGACATCCGCATTCCCATGGGAATGATCCGGGCCGACTATCGCATGGGGTCGCGGGGGCCGTTCGACGACCTCAACTTCCAGGGTCTCTGGGTGTGGGAAAAGTTCCGTCCCAACAATCTGGGACAGGGCGGCAGCCCCAACAATCCCCTCGGCGCGGCGGCGTTCTTCCGCGGCATGAAGAACTGCTGGGACAACGGCTGTACCGTCAACAACTTCTTCAATGGCAACACGGCCACCAATTTCGGCCCGCACCAGATCGGCATCCGTCAGGCCAACATGCCGGACTGGAGCTTTGCCAACACCACCTACGGCGGCAAGGTCGAGGGTGAGTTCAGAGGGGTCGGCTTCTCGATCAACGGGTTGCACACGGTGTCGCAGATGCCGTCGCTGCGCGGCGGCATCACGTCCGCCGACCCCTTCAATACCAGCACCCCCGGCGTCTACACGTCCGCCCTGGCGTGGGACATGGAATTCCCCCAGCTCACCGTCCTGGGAGCCTCGGCCGACTTCACCATCGATCCCATCGACACCGCGTTCCGCCTGGAAACCTCCTATACCATGGGCGAGGAATTCGCGAATACGGCCCGTTCCCGGCTGTACTCGGAATCGGATGTGCTGCGCTACGTCGTCGGCGCGGACAAGAACATCTTCATCCGCCCCCTCAATTCCAGCCGTGCCTTCCTGTTCAGCGGTCAGGCGTTCGGCCAGCACATTCTGCAGCACGAACTGCATCATATAAACGGCGTCACCTCCGGCATTCCCGACTGGCAGAGCAACTGGATCGCCACCCTGCTGGTCAAGGGCTGGTACATGGGCGACACGCTGAGCCCGCAGATGGTCTTCGCCCGCGACATGATGGCCAGGGCCAACGTGGTCGAACCTTCGGTGGAATGGACCCCGGCGGCCATGTGGCGCTTCCGCCTGGGCGCCAACGTCAAGTTCGGCGAAAGCCGCCAGAGCTTCGACGACAACCGTTCGGCCAAGCCGTACACCGCGATCGGCGGACCGGCGATCAGCACGGGCTCTCTTGCCGGCATGTATCCGTTGGGGTCGTTCCGCTCCGGCGTCATCGGCGCCGCCCACGACGAGACCGAAATCTTCGCCAACGTGACCATGCGCTTCTAAGGACCCGAACCGGTCGGAGAGCTCGCGTCGCCGAGCCTCCGATTCGTCGGACCGCAGGACCAATGAATCCATAAATATCGGAGGAAACAATGAATCGCATTGCATCTGCGACCCTGGCCGCCACGCTGCTTATGGCCGCCGCCGGGGGCGCCCGGGCGGCGGACGACGTCGTCGAGAAGTCCTTCTTTCCCTACAAGGCCGGCATGCCCAGCCATCCGGTCGCCAAGCCGGGAACGGTGATCAACGCCGCCAATGTGGATCAGGCCAAGGACGCCGTCGATGCAGGCATGTACGAGATGATCAAGAACGGCTGGACCGAGATCAAGGTCGGCGCGACCGAGCAGATCGCCGTGCATCCCGCCTATGTCGAGGCCACCCGGAAGAATTACGCCGGGGTCAAGCTGGGTGACGGCCCCGGCAAGATCAGCGGATACATTGCCGGCCGGCCTTTCCCCGAGGAACCCGATGCCAATGACCCCCGCGCCGGAGAGAAGCTCGCCTGGAACTACAAGTACGGCATCAATACCGGCGACGCCGATTTCATGACCCCGTTCTACTGGACCTACAAGACCATGTCGTCCGGCAAGGTCGAGCGCACCCTCAAGATGAGCTTCAACTTCCTGAACTTCATGCATCGGACCACGCTGACGCCGGCGCCGAACCTGGAGCCCAATCCGTCGGAAATGTATCGCGCCATTTACGTGAAGGTGACGGAGCCGCAGGACATCGCCGACACCCAGCTCCTGATCCATCGCTACGAGGACGATACCAAGCTGGATTCGTCCTGGCTGTATCTCGGCTTCCAGCGCCGGGTCCGCAAGCTGTCGACCGGCCAGATCACCGATTCCTTCCTGGGCTCGGATCTGATGATCGAAGACTTCGAAGGCTATAACGGCCGCGTCTCGGACATGAAGTGGACCTTCAAGGGCACCCGCAACATCCTGATGCCCTATTACCGCCACAACGAAATGCCGCTGACCAACGAGCTGGCCGAACCCGACTTCAAGTTCGTGGGCTTCGGCGGCAAGGGCGGCTGCTTCGCCGATATCACCTGGCAGCTCCGCAAGGTCTATGAGGTGGAAGTCACTCCGGTCGACCCCAACCATCCCGTCGGTAAGCGCACCATGTATTTCGATGCCCAGATCATGGGTGCGTCTCGCACCGTTACCTACGACCGGGCGGGCAAGCTGTGGAAAAGCTTCAGCATCGGCATGAGCATGCCGGAATACCACCTGCCCCTGAACAAGAACTCCGGCATCGCCATCTACGACTCGTTCTCCATGGTCGACATGCAGTCGCAGCACTGCACCACCGGCCAGATCAGGACTCTCCAGGACGCAGCCCTGTCTCCGGCGAGCCGCTTCTCGGTCGACGCGATGCGTTCGGGCAACTGATCCGAGCGTCGTTGGGTGGAACTCCCCTTGATAAAGGGAGTTCCACCATCTTCGCCTTGTACAAGGGCATCTCTTTCAGCCTTCCGATTTCCCGCGTTTCTATTGGAGCACGAACCATGCGCATCAAGGTGCGGATTACCATTGCCTTTGCCTTTCTTCTTGTGATGGTAGCCGGACTTGGAACATTCGCGCTTGTTCGCATCGGGACATTGGCCGATCTGCTGGTCTCGGTGGAGACGAACTCCCTTCCCTGCGTCGAGGCGCTCGGACGGCTTGACGCGATGTCGGCGAAGCTCCGAAACGTCGAGGCCCAGCAGATATCCGCGACCACCCCGGAAGAAACCCAGCGGCTGGCAAAGGTGATCGAGGAACGCCAGGCTGATTTCGAGAAAATCCGCCAGCGGTATGAAACCCTGCTGTCGACCGACGCCGAGCGGGATGCCTATCGCCATTTCGGCAGCCGGTGGACGGCCTATCAGGCCATCGGAAAGCGGGTGATCGATTTCACCTTCAATCGCCAGTACGACCGGGCGGAAGATCTTTTCGGCAGCGAGGGACAGGCCGCTTACGATCAACTGATCTCGGCCATCGAGCAAATGGTACGGCTGAACCAGGAAGGCGTCGCCAAGGCCAACCTGACGGGACAGGACATATCGTCGGCCTCCCGGCTCTGGGTCGCCGTCACCCTTCAGATCGCGGTGATCGCCACCGTGGCGCTGGGTTGGGTGGCGAACCGGAATATCGCCGTTCCGATTCGGGCCATCACCGACATCACGTCCCGGTTGGCGGATGGCGATTTCACCGTGGAAATTCCCGCGACCAACCGTGGCGACGAGATCGGCCACATGGCGCGGGCCGTGCACGTCTTCAAGGAAAAGCTCGAGCACAACCAGCGCCTCGAGGAAGAGGCCAAGGAGCAAGAGCGCAGCATCGCCCGAAAGCGCCGGGAGGAGATGGATGGGCTCGCCGATTCCTTCGAGTCTTCGGTGAGGACGATCGTCATGAATGTCTCCGAATCGGCGTCTCGGATGCAGGATTCCGCCCGCTCGCTCTCGGCCATGACCCAGCAAACCGAACAGATGACCACCGCCGCCGCCGCCGCCGCCGAGCACGCCGCCGGCAACGTCCAGGCCGTAGCGGTCGCGACCTCCCAGCTCTCCGATTCGATCGGCGAGATCGGCCGCCAGATGGAGCTTTCGGCGAGCAGGTCGAAGGGGGCCGTGGACGAAGCCCGCAAGGTTGACCGGTTGGTGACCAGCCTTGCCGAAGCCGCGTCCCGGATCGGTGACGTGGTCGGTCTGATCAACCACATCGCCAGCCAGACCAACCTGCTGGCCTTGAACGCCACCATCGAGGCCGCCCGCGCCGGCGATGCCGGCAAAGGCTTCGCCGTGGTCGCCAACGAGGTCAAGGGGCTGGCCAACCAGACCGCCAGCGCTACCAACGAAATCGAGACCCAGATCGCCACCGTCCAGGACGCCACCCGGGAAGCGGTCCTGGCCATCCAGAGCATCGCGGGCACTATCGATCAGCTCAACGAAATCGCCACCAACATCGCCTCGGCGATCGAGCAGCAGGGGGCCGCCACCAGCACGATTGCGGGCAACATCCAAGAGGCGGCGACGGGAACGGCCGAAGTCACGACGAATATCGTGGGAGTGGCCGAGGCGACGACGAAAACCGGACTCGCCTCGCGGGAGGTATTAGGGGCCGCGGACGGCCTATCCGACCAGGCCGAACGCTTGCGCCAGGACGTGGACAACTTCATCGCCATGGTGCGTGTCGGCTAGATCCGGGGCCGCAAGATGTCGCCCCCGGACTACCCCGGCCCGAATTTCCGACAGGCTGATCAGAGGGACGAATCGGCGGATTCACCACGAAGGCACGAAGGGCGCCGAGAGACCTGCTCTTCATTCGTCATCACGGGGATGCCCGGATCAAGTCCGGGCAAGACGAACCGCGCCGCCCTCCTGGCACCCTTCGTGTCTTCGTGGTGAAATCATCCTTCGTGTCCCCAGACATCGTCGATGCCTTGAAACACCGATGCATCCTGGCTTTGGGGCCAGCAA
This window encodes:
- a CDS encoding YCF48-related protein, with translation MIQGKHTSPRRIGAGAAVMLVISSLILSACQDDRRSGGAATEAAKSVRRTDHFQSLVSNGTVLVAVGSFGAVISSADGGTSWTRTALSDGAPLVRVASCGDRSFVALDFSGKIWRAPPSASAWTALPLPPADAVLDATCTPDNRIWVTGARGLLVVSADGGKTWAEKSLDEDIQLLNIQFPTPAFGVVAGEFGRVLTTRDGGASWTQGGSMGDDFYPQAMHFETEQRGLVVGLGGAVQETRDGGVTWNRTKAPIEAPLYGVLALPNDEAVVVGAAGSAARLSGGRWSPVTGLPMTDLRGIAATSQGVMLAGTGAVLALPAPPTASASKIN
- a CDS encoding MMPL family transporter, encoding MHNFIDSLPERLFRLRTPILVLVALVTLGFATQIPALRIYTDFEGLLPQQNAFIKTHNEIRGLFGGANVLTVAIEVAEGTIFTNENLAIIDRVTNGIDNLPGINHNLVSSITHRTSRFISLTEEGSVRSEVYYNPALGPMTPEQLAAMKAKVLVDPRVFGLTVSPDLKAALIKAQFVDGQLDYLKIFQGLQDMRTKENTGGVKIHTTGQPALIGWVYSYLPQSLQVFAYTAVIVLVLLIGYFRRFYGVALPLVGISISTIWGLGWIVLLGYHLDPLMLVIPFLIAARSMSHGIQIVERWYQELARLGDGPKAAQATLAEMFHPGTLGIICDAIGLALLVTGSVRINFELGVFTALWAVCGILNVLVFIPLLLSTLPTPESTAARHGKLQHLLTALGHGVSHRINAITITVIGVFLVMGSIAMSGKITIGESEPGSPLLYRNHDYNVSSTAVNNLFPGSEQLLLVAKADKPGGLKDPEAMKAIEAFNNHMMLDPELGGVKSVPTLVRQVNKLIHNGDQRWEQLPKDAQLVGGVLFAYMASSPIPGILNDFITPDYSKANLALFYKDHKGETVDRAIAMAREGATMVAGMAKGVTIELAGGVLGVTAAVNHDVFIDNLIVIPMVFLLICGLVGFTYRSWQAGLLMFGAMLIPTALTYAYLSVNGIGLNINTVPLISVGLGIGIDYAVYMIDRIRDELHEHADVKAAIGRSVASTGRAVTCTVTTLVGGIVAWVFVSDLRFQADAAKLLIFMIAVCAVTAMVFVPAWIAAFRPRFIVREADPEIQALEI
- a CDS encoding PAS domain S-box protein, with amino-acid sequence MFEYKSILDNAPVGICFLRSRNIIRCNRRFEDLFGYDSDEINNKSVRILYPSTEMFNHIGEVYGHFFEKNLAYRDERPMMRKDGTMIWCIVTGCTIDSANPHLGQIWVVQDISEHRRTEDLLKESIEKLELVVQQRTMDLRNHIEALNVEVATRINAEGIANETQRKFQTVFHTMPVGLCVTDAAGRILEANHVFDETIGNADGKVRDWGDLPTRFFLPDDTAIQSQNLPWLIKNHINSEVGSVEIGMRKKRGGKMHWLNVSSIALDLAGAPAILTVFTDITYRRRIEELERLRYAELTRLGRINSMAEMSAALAHQMGQPLVSALNYLNGCRLRLDQMDGAEEISNSVGLSITYLEQAGEILRRVRDFVCRHDPEKIPEDLNAVITGAVSFLNFEIHKHRVSVNLDLASNVPLVPLCNIEIQQVLFNLLKNGMEAMTDLPEDERILTIGSSLRPDRSEVEVFVIDNGRGVARSRSHRLFEPMFTTKPDGIGIGLTICRCIVESHGGKLSFTPMGRQGSRFQITLPIASPAIAPSTTVPL
- a CDS encoding DUF1302 family protein, with translation MKDWLKWVAGGIAGVFFLVPMAPVMADDGDGWAIKNKADEEVRFRPSTGLSKARTLGQSDIDRKLNGGDTFSVLKFHTTLRASYDAAYDLNTSRYGDSAGGKVYFTDLSGNTYPEGAGGAAGHNARANRNEGLMKMSDLARGADNGVDFAVPVRPCDVDKRGCIPGYMDASKLGLAAPEFNNRLDAIRELYVDGEIPVAGNTLAIRFGRQQLVWGRTDLFRVLDVVNPVDYSRNNIYDELSDIRIPMGMIRADYRMGSRGPFDDLNFQGLWVWEKFRPNNLGQGGSPNNPLGAAAFFRGMKNCWDNGCTVNNFFNGNTATNFGPHQIGIRQANMPDWSFANTTYGGKVEGEFRGVGFSINGLHTVSQMPSLRGGITSADPFNTSTPGVYTSALAWDMEFPQLTVLGASADFTIDPIDTAFRLETSYTMGEEFANTARSRLYSESDVLRYVVGADKNIFIRPLNSSRAFLFSGQAFGQHILQHELHHINGVTSGIPDWQSNWIATLLVKGWYMGDTLSPQMVFARDMMARANVVEPSVEWTPAAMWRFRLGANVKFGESRQSFDDNRSAKPYTAIGGPAISTGSLAGMYPLGSFRSGVIGAAHDETEIFANVTMRF
- a CDS encoding response regulator — translated: MAQASITPTIFVIDDERSVRESIKWLFNSISMNVKLFESPQEFLDADLEFRHGCLILDVRMQNMSGLQLQNILYEQNFPLPLIFLSAYGDAQMGAQAVKKGAIDFLQKPYRNQDLLDTVNTALRLSKEVLDKEMERDKYIGWLDSLSLREKGVLEQVVAGKSSKEIARNLGISYKTVEAHRARVMKKLGARSASDLVHLALMNNSHCRGCRWLSLPKGNANCCESEAHSLSA
- a CDS encoding alcohol dehydrogenase; the encoded protein is MKAAVYFGPQQIRATDVPDAAIHADHEMLVKVTATSICGSDLHLFRGALDPIMDRGTSRTGHELIGEVLAVGMSVGRFRPGDRVSMAYSCSCGHCYMCEVGQTAHCETTRKAVYGFGVPFGNLNGTHAEAMVIPYADGHAIQVPRQIPDEAALTLSCNLPSAIIANRLADIRLGETVALVGCGPTGLMTLDIALLRGPGRMVALDTVTHRLDVARAKGVTAIDAGLSDARETALAETGGRGFDKVIEVVGAPETLQMALDLVRPGGTVTAIGVFTDTTFNLNLADVFLRDITLHMNGFGNVQPYMWEGIRMMERGVVQPQRYFSHTFALTDIDRAYQTFDRKSDGAMKMLIRP